accaccaccaccgccaccaccaccaccaccaccaccaccaccaccaccaccaccgccaccaccaccaccaccgccaccaccaccaccgccaccaccaccaccaccaccaccaccaccgccaccaccaccaccaccaccaccaccaccacccagcagcaGAAGCAAGAACATATGAGAGAATATTTGCTTAAGATGTTAGAAGCAAGGTAAAAGAGGATATGGAGGAGGTGTGAGAACatacaaggggggaggggggcatacaagggggggaggggggcatacaaggggggaggggggcatacaaggggggaggggggacgaggATATACAACAGGGGGAagaaggagcagggggggggggaggacatacAAGGTACGAGAAAGTGGGGGAACATCTCGTCTTGGCGACAAAATAAACTTGATAGATCAAAGTTGTATTTGGTCAACCTATTAACAAATGACTCGTTAATgtatctacttattattttagtATGATGACATTGCTCATTATAAACACATATTAAAAGCCAATGTTATTACAATGGATTACATTATGTTACCTTAAGACGTCTGCCAACGTGTTATTAATTTTTGAACTTAatgaatttaaatattaaatgtaTTGTTTCAGAACCAAATAAagattttgaatttgaatattcGGCGGTGGAAGGAAGAACGTGATGATTAaggtaggaggaggagaaggaggagaagtaGCAACAAGAAAAGAACAAAGAGTAGGAGGATAGTCTTGGAAGCACTGCAAGCATGGAACACAAGAATGGAACGCAGGAAGAAGGAACACAGGAAAGGCAATGTTTGACGAGCGAAGTGGGATAATGGTAAGCAGGAGACTGAGAAGGAGGAGTGGGTAGAGGATGACCTGGTGGGAGTAAGTAGAGGAAGAGAAAGGGAAGGGGGATAGCAGGAGGAAAAGAAGGCGGAAAGGGGAAGaagcaggagaagaggaagaggagggttgcctggttatcttgagatgatttcgggactttttttagtgtccccgcggcccggtcctcgaccaggcctccaccctcaggaagcagcccgtgacagctgactaacacccaggtacctattttactgctaggtaacagaggaatagggtgaaagaaactctgcccattgtttctcgccggcgcctgggatcgaacccaggaccacaggatcacatgtggtCATTTACATATGAATGCGTTTCTCCCTGATTACTCTACTGTATACGCCGATAATTACTGTTATCTCGTCGAGTACACTAGTTTTCCCTTTCTTCACTAATAATTACAACTGGACGAAGACAGAATTACCTGTGCAACCCTTCCTCCTCACAAGACGAGACATAGGACGAGTGGTCTACATCCTtctagcgagtataagaaatattgccggaacaagcgTGGGCGTCTCGAAtagaaaactggatagttttcttcaaggagtgccggaccaaccgggcagtGTTaggtgtgtgggcctgcgggccgctccaagcaacaacagcctggtggatcaagctcTAACGgacttgggagtagaagaactcccagaaccccatcatccaggtacAAGACGAATGTCTGGATGTACTATACGGACCCACGGATATCATACTGCCTATGTATACTGGATGTCCGTATGTCCAAGGTTGGAGACCAAATGCATAGGGTTAGCCTTACCCAAATTTGTAGGGAACacggtctggggtacgggacggacataggctgattGTGGTAGGCCTAAGTTAAAAGATATaggaaatattaatcattaaccctcccccccctccctcccacaccacacgATTTTCATGGATTCAATTCTGGTCGTGTGAAGCGTTCGTCCAGATGTCCAAAGACTTCTTAAACAAAATATATGTCTTCATTtcttttaaataattttttttttaatttttaaataaatttaaataaataaaaaaaattatttctgcATAATATTATATGATGAGAAAGAAATGCTAATcgcggggagaggggggaggggaagtttaggggagggggagagaggtcgAGGGCAATggcggggggggaggggaaaggatgGGGATGACTagggaaaggaagagagagaaagagagaagacggGGAGGGGCGCCCAGGCACCaccgggtccccccccccccttatattacaTGTCATGAAAGGGAAGAGGGTCTCagtaggagggggaggagggggggaggacgaCGGAGGGGGAGGGAACGGTATTTTAAAGTAAGGTGATCACGTTACTTTCTGGGATTGGGAGACCCGGGCAATGCCGGTTAACCCCCTTCTAGTGGGGTTGaaggggtacacacacacacacacacacatatatatatatatatatatatatatatatatatatatatatatatatatatatatatatatatatgtcgtacctagtagccagaacgcacttctcagcctactatgcaaggcccgatttgcctaataagccaagttttcctgaattaatatattttctctaatttttttcttatgaaatgataaagctccccatttcattatgtatgaggtcatttttttttaattggagttaaaattaacgtagatatatgaccaaacctatccaaccctacctaacctaacctaacctatctttataggttaggttaggttaggtagccgaaaaagttaggttaggttaggtaggttaggtagtcgaaaaacaattaattcatgaaaacttggcttattaggcaaatcgggccttgcatagtaggctgaaaagtgcattctggctactaggtacgacatatatatatatatatatatatatatatatatatatatatatatatatatatatgtgtgtgtgtgtgtgtgtgtgtgtgtgtgtgtgtgtgtgtgtgcggaaaatccagagagaaatatgaaaggaggtgaacgtttcggcttgttaaagcctttgtcaacaccagactgactgctttgagtcagtctggtgttcacaaaggctttaacaagccgaaacgttcacctcctttcatatttctctgtggattgtccgcataaaatgatcagtgttttgtgatcgtcaattgcatatatatatatatatatatatatatatatatatatatatatatatatatatatatatatatatatatatatatatatatatatatattatatgtgtgtgtgtgtgtgtgtgtgtagttgtaaGAGTTATAAACAATATGCtaaaaataaatttaaacaagAACCAACTTCATAACTTAAGGTAAATATGCCTATTATTCCTCATCTTTGATAAATCGTATGTCAAATTGTTCTTAAATAAGTTTGTATTAATTTGGTGAAAAGCAAATAATTATTTGGGTGCATAATAGTATGGAATTAGATTTGTCACTGTAAACACACAACACCCTTGGCTACTATGCCTGGCAGTACGGTTAGGCTATGTTACAGGCTTTCTTTCCTATATTGCAAATAGTGACTTGTTGCATATGCAACACTATATATCTTCTGTacataggctgttgcttggagcggcctgtaaGCCTACATattcactacagcctggttggtccggcacttcttgcaagaacttgtctaaaTGGCTCTTGGTgaagtccacctttgttccggcaatatgtctaatgcttgctgggagggtgttgaacagctgtggacctctgatgttcagacagtgttctctgattgtgcctatggcacctctactcctcactggttctattctgcatttccttccgtacctttggCTCCTGTAGGTTGTTATTTTACTCTGTAAGTTTGGGACCTGgtatccagtatcttccatgtatatattatttgatacctctatcgtcttctttccagagagtacatcttGAGAGTTTTGTTCTAACCCTCATTAAATGTTCTAATTTGTTTTCTCCATAGATTTTGAATATTCCATAGAGTTTCTCCAGTTAGAAGATAGATGTTGTAGTATATGTGCTGCTGGTGTCCTCACCCTcgtataatgttgtaatttatgtGTTCTCTGTTTTTTCAGGAGCGCGGGCTGCGTGGGCGTGATAGAGCGGGCGGCGGGGGCGCTCTAGTCCCGCCCCTGACACTACGCCACCAGCCGGAGAGGCCTTGTCAGTGCTGCAACAGTGAGCGGGCGTTAGCAGTGCCGCGGAGTCTGTGTGAGGCCCCTTTAGGGCGGCCCCATAGTGTGGTGCGATCaatgtggtggtgggcagtgtggtagtgtggtggtggccgtggtGACGGAGTGGTGAGCGAGTGTGGTGGTGCGTGCGCAGTGATGCACCGACATGATGTGTGAGCAGTGCCGCctcggggaggaggagggggacgtCGGCGACCCCTCCAGTCCTGCTGTCCCCGTGCCGCCCTCCTGCTACTGCTGCCGGGGACGTCTACGGGACACAGccacgccgccgccgccgctgctcagTACCAGACGAGCAGAGGCGAGAGTGGTTAGTGCAGTGATCAGTGGGAGAGAGCAGTGTGGGGCCCCGGTTGGTGAAAGAACAGTGAGAGCCCCGGGCAGGACTCAGACGCGGGCGGCCATGTTGGGACTCCTACTGGCCTTCGCCCTCTGTCCCgccacctgcgaatacgtgcgggaaTTCGAGGTGTCGGAGGGCGTGGCAATAGGAACCAATATCGGTTACATCGGCGACAGTAACCCCGGACaaccgctgccgccgccgccgccatacCTGATAGTTCCAGTGCCGGGCAGCGCAGTGGACTCGGATCTTAGAATTGAGCAGGACACGGGCGAGATTAAGACCAAGGTGGTGCTGGACCGGGAGCTGAGATCCTCTTACTCTCTGGTGGCCATCCCGCACTCCGGGGAAAACATCAGAGTACTCATCAAGGTCAAAGATGAGAACGACAACGCCCCGACCTTCCCTTCAGCCGTCATGAACATCGAATTCCCAGAGAACACTCCACGCGACGTGAAGCGCACGCTGGCGCCGGCCCGGGACAAAGACCTGGGCATCTTCAACACCCAGCGTTATCGTATTGTCTCTGGCAACGTCAACAACGCCTTCCGTCTCTCCTCACACCGCGAGAGGGACAGTGTTCTCTATCTCGACCTCCAGATCAACGGGTTTCTAGATCGGGAGACCACAGCGTTTTATTCATTGTTAATTGAGGCTTGGGATGGTGGCTCGCCACCTTTGAAGGGCTCCATGACTGTCAACATCACCATACAAGACGTCAATGACAATCAGCCCATATTCAACCAGAGTCGTTACTTCGCTACCGTGCCGGAAAACGCGACAATTGGTACctcggtgttgcaggtgttggctaCCGACACCGACGCTGGGGATAACGGGAAAATCACCTACTCCATCAATCGTCGCCAGAGTGACCGCGAGAACATGTTCCAGATCGACCCCAAGTCTGGAGTCATCTCTGTCAACCGGCCTCTGGATTTTGAGACAAAGGAGGTGCATGAACTGGTGGTGGTTGCCCGTGACAACGGCGACCAGCCCCTGGAGACCACCGCCTTCGTCTCCATCCGCGTCATTGATGTCAACGACAACCAGCCAACCATCAACCTTATCTTCCTCTCCGACGATGCAACGCCCAAGATTTCTGAAGATGCGCAACCCGGCGAGTTCGTGGCGCGGATTTCCGTCAACGATCCCGACTCTAAAGAGGAGTACGCTAACGTGAGTGTGACTTTAGAAGGGGGCGAAGGCCACTTCGAACTCACCACTCAGGACAGCATTATCTACCTGATGGTGGTTTCGCGGCCGTTAGATCGCGAATTGAAGCCCAATTACACCCTGGTGGTGTTCGCCACGGATATGGGCACTCCGCCACTCCACGCATCTCGCAAGTTCGACCTACAAGTAACGGACATGAACGATAATGCTCCCGAGTTTGACCAGACTGTGTACTACGCTAATGTGCTGGAGGTAGCCGACCCGGGTACCTCCGTCTTCCAACTGTCAGCGTTAGATCGAGACGAAGGGAACAATTCCGTGATCACTTACTCGATTCGAGACACACCTGAGACTCACTCGAACTGGTTTCAGATAGACTCTCGGACAGGTCTGATCACGACACGGACTCACGTGGACTGCGAAACGGAACCGGTGCCGCAGATCACGGTCATAGCCACGGATTCTGGGTCACCTGCTTTGTCCTCCTCCGCGACGGTCAAGGTCACTATCCGAGACGTCAACGACAACGAGCCCATCTTCGACCAGAGCTTCTACAACGTCTCCGTTCAGGAGTCGGAAGCCGTGGCCAACTGCATATTAAAGGTAAGTGTCTTtaaaggtaatatatatatatgtttcattcacctgggctctaggagactcgaaccgtagaCCCCATAAGTgttaggccgaagctctatcgaccgagctattaagacgtcttaataaggaaaattatcagaagcagcatcctgcagTTTCTGggtccagtgttcgagtctcctagagcccaggtgaatgacatgtttatttccacggtagTGTGGatgactaaatatatatatatatatatatatatatatatatatatatatat
The sequence above is a segment of the Procambarus clarkii isolate CNS0578487 chromosome 35, FALCON_Pclarkii_2.0, whole genome shotgun sequence genome. Coding sequences within it:
- the LOC138371176 gene encoding protein dachsous-like, whose translation is MMCEQCRLGEEEGDVGDPSSPAVPVPPSCYCCRGRLRDTATPPPPLLSTRRAEARVVSAVISGREQCGAPVGERTVRAPGRTQTRAAMLGLLLAFALCPATCEYVREFEVSEGVAIGTNIGYIGDSNPGQPLPPPPPYLIVPVPGSAVDSDLRIEQDTGEIKTKVVLDRELRSSYSLVAIPHSGENIRVLIKVKDENDNAPTFPSAVMNIEFPENTPRDVKRTLAPARDKDLGIFNTQRYRIVSGNVNNAFRLSSHRERDSVLYLDLQINGFLDRETTAFYSLLIEAWDGGSPPLKGSMTVNITIQDVNDNQPIFNQSRYFATVPENATIGTSVLQVLATDTDAGDNGKITYSINRRQSDRENMFQIDPKSGVISVNRPLDFETKEVHELVVVARDNGDQPLETTAFVSIRVIDVNDNQPTINLIFLSDDATPKISEDAQPGEFVARISVNDPDSKEEYANVSVTLEGGEGHFELTTQDSIIYLMVVSRPLDRELKPNYTLVVFATDMGTPPLHASRKFDLQVTDMNDNAPEFDQTVYYANVLEVADPGTSVFQLSALDRDEGNNSVITYSIRDTPETHSNWFQIDSRTGLITTRTHVDCETEPVPQITVIATDSGSPALSSSATVKVTIRDVNDNEPIFDQSFYNVSVQESEAVANCILKVNELVHKVHSKVKELVHKEHSKVKELVHKVHSKVKELVHKVHSKVKELVHKVHSKVKELVHKVHSKVKELVHKVHSKVKELVHKEHSKAKELVHKEHSKVKELVHKVHAKVKELVHKVHSKVKELVHKVHSKVKELVHKVHAKVNELVHKVHSKVKELVHKVHSKAKELVHKVHSKVKARVYFDNPDQKTHMTVNVNKDSHDCECPQKLTEEFMSTQGDTVARDHTSLGEGTTMVPEYHESSEYLSSSLPSSAPILRGIRRSSPRRQGNKTQFSTTPENKTQFYTTPGNKTQFYTTPGNKTQFFTTPGDKTQFYTTPGDKTQFSTTPGNKTQFYTTPGDKTQFYTTPGNKTQFFTTPGDKTQFYTTPGDKTQFSTTPGNKTQFSTTPGNKTQFSTTPGNKTQFSTTPGNKTQFSTTPGNKTQFSTTPENKTQFYTTPGN